In Leishmania donovani BPK282A1 complete genome, chromosome 28, one DNA window encodes the following:
- a CDS encoding target SNARE, putative gives MDELQQKHTENMQTVDEARSKALRGEIDELSRETGNAAKAAKEKLDAMSKNTAKLKSVPDSVHANSAIIRIEENQYTHLVLKLAMAMAEYQ, from the coding sequence ATggacgagctgcagcagaagcacACGGAGAACATGCAGACGGTCGACGAGGCGCGCTCCAAGGCACTGCGCGGCGAGATCGACGAGCTGTCGCGCGAGACCGGCAACGCGGCcaaggcggcgaaggagaagcTCGACGCGATGTCCAAGAACACGGCCAAGCTGAAGAGCGTGCCGGACAGCGTGCACGCCAACAGCGCCATCATCCGCATCGAGGAGAACCAGTACACGCACCTCGTGCTGAAGCTGGCGATGGCCATGGCCGAGTACCAG
- a CDS encoding ATPase, putative, with amino-acid sequence MDEVVRFSEKEQGQAVPREVSADGTVVPTLTSALLHEQRRTHVVTVIPPLAKAVAVRNAYDGTTGLRRLLRRTVYDACVEYHRESVTNSRSANGKPTTTTTPTEIAVLLVLDHIECYLQREDACIHDSSSGTADSTTRQSCGVGEPSQDGTSAQSMNTLYPALLADLYTVLRSSPPLFSQHECATLHLARLVSVALFTGGLDEVPPVVRHRYVDYAIALPTPTEAVRRAFFLPYATTCAAGQAPPPLPLPMVDALALRTGGVSYGGLQEVLCLALDYCAASPSRLSLSPSSASGAVECDEQVAGAAAQAILQAYVSSGSVTALEYRRSAGFVDVQATRWDDIAGMAHVKETLKRLVTDPIRHRDTYRRFRVRPSTGVLLHGPPGTGKTMLAKAMATELNASFVYMDLPKLVQAEVGESERRLQEYFDVARERSPSLVFMDEVQAAFGLRYANTADVHRRRPRSSAADGGGRDEGASTASTATAHDARLVSHLLRLLDAAQQDEEHFVLFVGATNVVHLLDPLLLRAGRLDTLLEVPPPDAAARKSLVRRVVYGEWAHWLCEGESHASLVSADGGSVAAAAPIDATQLENLRAALVEAFVRRSDGFSGAEVRNFTSVFGLQLARAVTRSLEATQDAVVSEALDCAATTHGPRTEQRERQLCLRRAITAFLATSGGTEAGLSCDALALLDDAHKKCAV; translated from the coding sequence CGGCACCACAGGGCTGCGTCGGCTGCTCCGTCGCACCGTCTATGATGCGTGTGTCGAGTACCATCGCGAAAGCGTCACCAACTCACGTTCAGCCAATGGAaagcccaccaccaccacaacgcCGACGGAAATCGCCGTCTTGCTTGTCTTGGACCACATTGAGTGCTACCTGCAGAGAGAGGACGCGTGCATtcacgacagcagcagcggaaccGCAGATTCGACGACGCGGCAAAGCTGCGGTGTCGGTGAACCGTCCCAGGACGGCACCAGCGCGCAGAGCATGAACACGCTCTACCcagccctcctcgccgaTCTTTACACGgtgttgcgcagcagcccgcctctcttctcgcAGCACGAGTGCGCCACGCTGCACCTGGCGCGTCTCGTCTCCGTCGCCCTCTTCACGGGAGGGCTGGACGAGGTTCCTCCTGTTGTTCGGCACCGCTACGTCGACTACGCCATCGCCCTGCCTACTCCGacagaggcggtgcggcgcgcgtTCTTTCTACCCTACGCCACCACGTGTGCTGCTGGtcaggcgccgccgccgttgccgctgccgatggtgGACGCCTTGGCCCTTCGCACCGGCGGCGTGTCGTACGGAGGACTGCAGGAGGTGCTCTGCCTCGCGCTTGACTACTGCGCCGCATCACCATCCcgtctttccctctctccctcctccgcctcagGCGCTGTCGAGTGTGATGAGCAGGTggccggtgccgcggctcAGGCGATTCTTCAAGCCTACGTATCTAGCGGCTCCGTCACGGCCTTGGAgtaccgccgcagcgccggcttTGTCGACGTGCAGGCGACGCGGTGGGACGATATCGCTGGAATGGCGCACGTGAAGGAGACTTTGAAGAGGTTGGTTACCGATCCTATTCGGCATCGCGACACGTACCGGCGCTTCCGCGTGCGCCCCTCGACCGGCGTGTTGCTCCATGGCCCTCccggcaccggcaagacGATGCTGGCCAAGGCCATGGCGACCGAGCTGAACGCCTCCTTCGTGTACATGGACCTACCCAAGCTGGTGCAGGCAGAGGTAGGCGAGTCGGAGAGGCGGCTGCAGGAGTACTTCGATGTcgcgcgcgagcgcagcCCCTCGCTTGTGTTCATGGACGAGGTACAAGCTGCCTTTGGGCTTCGCTACGCGAACACTGCGGATGTGCATCGGCGTCGGCCAAGGTCCTCAGCGGCTGACGGCGGTGGTCGAGACGAGGGCGCCTCTACTGCTTCCACTGCCACTGCGCACGATGCCCGCCTTGTGTCTCACCTTCTTCGCCTGCTggacgccgcgcagcaggatGAAGAGCACTTCGTCCTCTTCGTCGGCGCCACGAACGTCGTTCATTTGCTGGACCCGCTCCTTCTACGTGCCGGTCGACTGGACACGCTCTTGGAGGTGCCGCCTCCGGACGCCGCGGCTCGCAAGAGCCTCGTGCGACGCGTCGTGTACGGAGAATGGGCCCATTGGCTTTGCGAGGGAGAAAGCCATGCCTCCTTGGTGAGCGCCGATGGCGGctccgttgccgccgctgcgccgatCGACGCAACGCAGCTAGAAAATCTGCGCGCGGCCCTTGTGGAGGCGTTTGTGCGCCGTTCCGACggcttcagcggcgccgaggtGCGCAACTTCACGTCGGTGTTTGGTCTCCAGCTCGCACGTGCCGTAACCCGCAGCCTGGAGGCGACGCAAGACGCAGTGGTTAGCGAGGCGCTGGACTGCGCCGCGACCACCCACGGCCCGCGGACGGAGCAGCGCGAACGGCAGCTGTGTCTGCGCCGTGCCATCACCGCCTTCCTTGCCACAAGCGGAGGAACCGAAGCGGGGCTCAGTTGTGATGCACTGGCGCTGCTCGATGACGCTCACAAGAAGTGCGCTGTGTAG